The Corynebacterium jeddahense genome has a window encoding:
- a CDS encoding IMPACT family protein — protein sequence MRSAYERPAAGEPATHEIEIKRSRFICWVARATTEDEAREVVQAARDAYPDARHHCSAFIVHVDGAQPIERSSDDGEPSGTAGKPMLEVLKGSGMLDVVAVVIRYFGGVKLGTGGLVSAYTDAVSAALEQVRRTTREVRELATVDLPHAEAGRIEAELRAAGVDVVDVAYGRAATYTLAFAPGERERVDALLAAATHGGAEAKDAGHRWVERGG from the coding sequence ATGCGTTCCGCGTACGAGCGCCCGGCGGCGGGCGAGCCGGCCACGCACGAGATCGAGATCAAGCGCTCCCGCTTCATCTGCTGGGTCGCGCGGGCGACGACGGAGGACGAAGCCCGCGAGGTGGTCCAAGCGGCCCGGGACGCCTACCCCGACGCGCGGCACCACTGCTCCGCCTTCATCGTCCACGTCGACGGTGCGCAGCCGATCGAACGCTCCTCGGACGACGGCGAGCCCTCCGGCACGGCCGGCAAACCCATGCTCGAGGTACTCAAAGGCTCGGGCATGCTCGACGTCGTCGCGGTGGTGATCCGCTACTTCGGTGGCGTGAAGCTCGGCACCGGCGGGCTGGTCAGCGCCTATACGGACGCGGTTTCGGCGGCGCTCGAGCAGGTGAGGCGAACCACGCGCGAGGTGCGCGAGCTCGCGACCGTGGACCTGCCGCATGCGGAGGCGGGCCGCATCGAGGCGGAGTTGCGCGCCGCCGGGGTGGACGTGGTTGACGTGGCGTACGGCCGCGCCGCCACGTACACGCTCGCGTTCGCGCCGGGGGAGCGCGAGCGCGTCGACGCACTGCTGGCCGCCGCGACCCACGGCGGTGCCGAAGCGAAAGACGCAGGCCACCGTTGGGTCGAGCGGGGCGGATAA
- the ilvA gene encoding threonine ammonia-lyase IlvA, whose translation MRTGNPDPYDAVHAADIQFAQGRISSVITPTPLQYCPRLSEQYGADIYLKREDLQDVRSYKIRGAYYGISRLSEEARAAGVVAASAGNHAQGVAYACRAMGIQGKIFVPKPTPKQKRDRIRVHGGDAIELVVTGNTFDEAAQAAREDAAARGATVVEPFDSRDTVTGQGTVAAEIVSQLASQGKQLDSVIVPVGGGGLLAGVVSYVADMSPATRVVGVEPSGAASLRAAAEAGGPVTLETIDPFVDGAAVKRVGEIPWSIFNTHRDMVSLYAADEGAVCTEMLGLYQNEGIIAEPAGALSVAGLSLADVRPGSTVVCIISGGNNDVLRYAEVMERSLVHRGLRHYFLVNFPQEAGQLRFFLADVLGEEDDIVLFEYLKKNNRETGAALVGLELAHAEDLGPLLERMEQSPISCRRLEPGTPEYDFIVAG comes from the coding sequence ATGCGCACTGGCAACCCAGACCCCTACGACGCCGTCCACGCTGCAGACATCCAATTCGCGCAAGGGCGGATTTCCTCCGTGATCACCCCGACGCCGCTGCAGTACTGCCCTCGGCTGTCGGAGCAGTACGGCGCGGACATCTACCTCAAGCGCGAGGACTTGCAGGATGTGCGCAGCTACAAGATCAGGGGCGCCTACTACGGCATTTCGAGGCTGTCGGAGGAGGCGCGTGCGGCGGGTGTCGTCGCGGCGTCGGCGGGCAACCACGCCCAGGGGGTGGCGTACGCGTGCCGGGCGATGGGCATTCAGGGCAAGATCTTCGTGCCCAAGCCCACCCCGAAGCAGAAGCGCGACCGCATCCGCGTCCATGGCGGCGACGCCATCGAGCTCGTGGTCACGGGCAACACATTTGACGAGGCGGCGCAGGCGGCTCGTGAGGACGCTGCGGCGCGCGGCGCGACCGTCGTCGAGCCATTCGACTCCCGCGACACCGTCACCGGGCAGGGCACCGTTGCCGCCGAGATCGTCTCGCAGCTCGCCAGTCAGGGCAAACAGCTCGACAGCGTGATCGTGCCCGTTGGCGGCGGTGGCCTGCTCGCCGGAGTCGTCTCTTACGTCGCGGACATGTCGCCGGCGACCCGTGTGGTCGGGGTCGAGCCGTCAGGTGCGGCGTCGCTACGCGCGGCTGCGGAGGCGGGCGGGCCGGTGACGCTGGAGACGATCGACCCGTTCGTCGACGGCGCCGCGGTCAAGCGTGTCGGGGAGATCCCGTGGAGCATCTTCAACACGCACCGCGACATGGTGTCGCTCTACGCCGCCGACGAGGGCGCGGTGTGCACCGAGATGCTCGGCCTCTACCAAAACGAGGGCATCATCGCGGAGCCCGCCGGCGCGCTGTCGGTCGCGGGGCTTTCGCTTGCCGACGTCCGTCCGGGCTCCACCGTGGTCTGCATCATCTCCGGCGGCAACAACGACGTGCTGCGCTACGCCGAGGTGATGGAGCGCTCCTTGGTCCATCGCGGCCTGCGTCATTACTTCCTGGTCAACTTCCCGCAGGAGGCGGGCCAGCTGCGCTTCTTCCTCGCAGACGTGCTCGGGGAGGAAGACGACATCGTCCTGTTCGAGTACCTGAAGAAGAACAACCGCGAGACGGGCGCGGCGCTCGTCGGTCTCGAGCTCGCCCACGCCGAGGATCTCGGGCCGTTGCTCGAGCGCATGGAGCAGTCGCCGATCAGCTGCCGCCGCCTCGAACCGGGTACGCCGGAATACGACTTCATCGTCGCGGGCTAG